From Paenibacillus physcomitrellae, the proteins below share one genomic window:
- a CDS encoding extracellular solute-binding protein has product MKKAFVLLLATFLLLTACSSKSDNSASGGSNGDSGKAISVWAWDPNFNIAAMKLAVEAYKKTDPDQQVDVVEYAQDDIIQKLNTGLNSGTTNGLPNIVLIEDYRAQSFLKAYPDAFYDLSSLIKPEDYADYKIASSSLDGKQYGVPFDSGVAGLYVRTDYLKDAGYTTADLTNIDWGRYTEIAKDVKAKTGHDMLTQDPNDLGLIRMMIQSAGSWYTKEDGSTPDLKDNAALKDAFQTYKALMESDTVKITSDWSQFLAGFNSGDVATVPTGNWITPSVKAEASQSGKWEIVPMPKLKNTSSSVNATNIGGSSWYVLNIPGKEKAAEFLQKTMGSDVALYQDMLKNVGVIGTLKAAGEGEAYKEGDDFFGGQKTVDDFTKWTQQIPRVNYGMNTYAIEDILVSEMQNYLNGQDLDKVLADAQAQAESQLH; this is encoded by the coding sequence GTGAAAAAAGCATTTGTTCTTCTGCTCGCCACCTTTCTGCTGCTGACTGCATGCTCCAGCAAATCGGACAACTCGGCTTCCGGAGGCAGCAACGGCGATTCCGGCAAAGCGATTTCGGTCTGGGCCTGGGACCCGAACTTTAATATTGCTGCCATGAAGCTGGCCGTTGAAGCCTATAAGAAGACGGACCCGGATCAACAAGTTGATGTAGTGGAATACGCGCAGGATGATATTATCCAGAAGCTGAATACCGGCCTTAACTCCGGTACGACCAACGGTCTTCCGAACATCGTGCTGATTGAGGATTACCGGGCGCAAAGCTTCCTGAAGGCTTATCCTGACGCCTTCTACGATCTGTCCAGCTTGATTAAGCCGGAGGACTACGCCGATTACAAAATCGCCTCCAGCAGTCTGGACGGCAAACAATACGGCGTCCCATTCGACTCCGGCGTAGCGGGACTTTATGTCCGCACGGATTATCTGAAGGACGCTGGATATACGACAGCCGATTTGACGAATATCGACTGGGGCCGCTATACCGAAATCGCCAAGGACGTCAAAGCCAAAACCGGCCATGACATGCTGACCCAGGACCCGAACGACCTCGGGCTGATCCGCATGATGATTCAGTCCGCCGGTTCCTGGTACACGAAGGAAGACGGCAGCACCCCGGATTTGAAAGACAACGCCGCTTTGAAGGATGCCTTCCAAACCTACAAGGCTCTGATGGAATCCGACACGGTTAAGATTACTTCTGACTGGAGCCAGTTCCTGGCCGGCTTCAACAGCGGCGATGTGGCTACCGTTCCAACCGGCAACTGGATTACGCCATCGGTGAAAGCGGAGGCTTCTCAGTCCGGTAAATGGGAGATCGTGCCAATGCCTAAGCTGAAGAATACATCCAGCTCTGTCAACGCAACGAACATTGGCGGCAGCTCCTGGTATGTATTAAATATTCCGGGCAAAGAGAAGGCGGCGGAATTCCTGCAGAAGACGATGGGCTCTGATGTAGCGCTGTACCAAGACATGCTGAAAAATGTAGGCGTCATCGGCACCCTCAAAGCAGCCGGTGAAGGCGAAGCTTATAAAGAGGGAGACGACTTCTTCGGCGGTCAGAAGACGGTTGATGATTTCACCAAATGGACGCAGCAGATCCCGAGAGTCAATTATGGCATGAACACTTACGCGATCGAAGATATTCTGGTCAGCGAAATGCAGAACTACCTGAACGGCCAGGATCTGGATAAAGTGCTTGCCGATGCGCAGGCCCAGGCTGAAAGCCAATTGCATTAA
- a CDS encoding cache domain-containing sensor histidine kinase — MQRTWMRFSQQTLFGKIFIVMVVSTISVALVTSLIMVQVAQNLFMNTFSITNSKVITQIKNSFEDFNYGIVTVSNEVAQSFTVKTFLTEGDQDSLTDAQSVYRMTEQMKHIQTSLDLKEVAVAVLGINGRSYFNNRAYWTGTTEELRDSVLYEETIQHPEKLSYHYFKGSEETDGQPLIIASKALRTPSTKEIYGVLFMMIREPDFRQFYANFTSVGNDVVIVDQQGLIVSSNLEDRIGERSEELLRSAAAIQESDLDYTTVNSRGVNGIVLADNLPTYDFYIVNLIDKKMALAKLFPVKQIVVTGAAIVAASLLILFIIIRRVTRSLRLLVRQMSRVTKRNFHNYITIGGSYETKELGTAFNYMLDELNDYISKLVQTQKEQRNAELAALQRQINPHFLYNTLASVNILVQRGNKEKATETIHALISLLQNTISNVAETITVEEELVNLKHYVFINQVRYGTGIQVDFFVSPDCMKAKLPKLILQPFVENSFFHGFKDRNTGYIYVMIAREGGILLCEVVDNGDGMDLEPGPNKLPNSSNRRQMFNGIGVRNVHERILLLYGENYGVSIESKPGEGTKIRLRIPWEVHDEHAETRSYTM; from the coding sequence ATGCAGCGGACATGGATGCGTTTCTCCCAGCAGACCTTATTCGGGAAAATTTTTATCGTGATGGTCGTCAGTACGATCTCCGTCGCCCTTGTTACTTCTCTTATCATGGTTCAGGTGGCTCAAAATTTGTTCATGAACACGTTCAGCATTACCAACTCCAAGGTGATCACCCAGATCAAGAACAGCTTTGAAGATTTCAACTATGGCATCGTTACCGTTTCTAATGAAGTAGCGCAGAGCTTTACTGTCAAAACCTTCCTGACGGAAGGGGATCAGGATTCATTAACCGATGCGCAGTCTGTATACCGGATGACCGAGCAGATGAAGCATATTCAGACCAGCTTGGACCTCAAGGAAGTTGCTGTGGCGGTGCTTGGCATAAACGGTAGAAGCTACTTTAACAACCGTGCTTATTGGACAGGCACAACCGAGGAACTCCGGGACAGCGTACTGTACGAGGAGACGATCCAGCATCCGGAGAAGCTGTCCTACCATTATTTCAAAGGCAGCGAGGAGACCGACGGTCAGCCGCTGATTATAGCTTCGAAGGCGCTCAGAACTCCCTCTACGAAAGAGATTTACGGGGTTTTATTTATGATGATTCGCGAGCCGGATTTCCGGCAGTTCTATGCGAATTTCACAAGCGTGGGCAATGATGTCGTTATTGTGGATCAACAAGGCCTGATCGTCTCCAGCAATTTGGAGGACCGGATCGGGGAAAGGTCGGAAGAGCTGCTGCGCAGCGCGGCGGCTATTCAGGAGAGTGATCTCGACTATACGACGGTGAACAGCAGGGGGGTTAACGGTATCGTATTGGCCGATAATCTGCCTACTTATGATTTCTATATCGTTAACCTGATCGATAAGAAAATGGCGCTGGCAAAGCTGTTCCCCGTTAAACAAATCGTTGTAACCGGAGCGGCTATTGTAGCAGCTTCCCTGCTGATTCTGTTTATTATCATCCGCCGCGTGACCCGTTCGCTGCGCCTCTTGGTCAGACAAATGTCCAGGGTGACCAAACGGAATTTTCATAACTACATTACGATAGGCGGAAGCTACGAAACCAAGGAGCTGGGAACGGCTTTTAACTATATGCTCGACGAATTAAACGATTATATCAGCAAGCTTGTCCAGACGCAGAAGGAGCAGCGCAATGCAGAGCTGGCCGCTTTGCAGCGGCAGATCAATCCGCATTTTCTCTATAATACGCTGGCTTCGGTCAATATTCTGGTGCAGCGCGGCAACAAGGAGAAAGCGACGGAGACGATCCACGCGCTGATCTCCCTGCTTCAGAATACGATCAGCAACGTAGCTGAAACGATCACAGTAGAAGAAGAACTTGTCAATCTGAAGCATTATGTGTTCATTAACCAGGTTCGTTATGGAACCGGCATCCAGGTCGATTTCTTTGTTTCGCCGGATTGCATGAAGGCCAAGCTGCCGAAGCTGATCCTTCAGCCGTTTGTGGAGAACTCCTTCTTCCACGGCTTTAAGGACCGGAATACCGGCTATATCTACGTCATGATTGCGAGAGAAGGCGGGATACTGCTCTGTGAAGTGGTCGATAACGGGGACGGCATGGATCTGGAGCCGGGGCCGAACAAGCTGCCAAACTCCAGCAACAGACGGCAGATGTTCAACGGCATCGGTGTAAGGAATGTGCATGAACGCATTCTGCTGCTGTATGGCGAGAATTATGGCGTGTCGATCGAAAGCAAGCCGGGAGAAGGGACTAAGATCAGGCTACGAATCCCCTGGGAGGTTCACGATGAACATGCTGAAACACGATCATACACGATGTAA
- a CDS encoding carbohydrate ABC transporter permease, which translates to MTKFKRFWMYVFLILAAAVSIFPFLWILVSSTNLSKDVSNGRLLPGAQLIQNFQHLTEQINLGQALWNSGRIAVITTVLALLVASLAGYGFEIYRSRAKDIVFNILLLSMMIPFASLMVPLYRMFAQFSGTLPFIGVDTVASVILPTFTTAFLIFFFRQSTKMFPRELLEAGRIDGLSELGLFFRVYLPTMKTTYAAGAIITFMSSWNNYLWPLVVLQSPEKRTIPLLISNLGSSYSPDYGMIMVAIVISTLPTALVFFLMQKHFVAGMTGSVK; encoded by the coding sequence ATGACCAAATTCAAACGTTTCTGGATGTACGTGTTTCTGATCCTGGCTGCTGCTGTTTCGATTTTTCCGTTCCTCTGGATTCTCGTCAGTTCGACGAATCTGTCCAAAGATGTATCCAACGGCCGCCTGCTGCCGGGCGCGCAGCTGATTCAGAATTTCCAGCATTTAACCGAGCAGATCAATCTGGGTCAGGCGCTTTGGAATTCGGGCCGGATTGCCGTTATCACAACGGTGCTGGCGCTGCTGGTGGCCTCGCTGGCCGGATATGGCTTTGAGATTTACCGGAGCAGAGCGAAAGACATCGTATTCAACATTCTGCTCCTGTCCATGATGATTCCATTTGCTTCCCTGATGGTGCCTTTGTACCGGATGTTCGCGCAGTTCTCCGGAACGCTTCCTTTTATCGGCGTCGATACGGTAGCTTCGGTTATTCTGCCGACGTTCACGACGGCGTTCCTGATCTTTTTCTTCCGCCAAAGCACCAAAATGTTCCCAAGAGAGCTGCTGGAGGCGGGTCGGATTGACGGACTGAGCGAGCTTGGCTTGTTCTTCCGCGTATATCTGCCGACGATGAAGACGACTTATGCCGCCGGTGCGATCATTACGTTCATGTCGAGCTGGAACAACTATTTATGGCCGCTCGTCGTCCTGCAGTCGCCGGAGAAACGCACGATTCCGCTGCTTATCTCCAATCTTGGCTCGAGTTATTCGCCGGACTATGGGATGATCATGGTAGCGATCGTCATCTCGACCTTGCCGACGGCGCTGGTATTTTTCCTGATGCAGAAGCATTTTGTCGCCGGTATGACGGGCTCTGTGAAGTGA
- a CDS encoding carbohydrate ABC transporter permease, producing MRSESAVRRRSNGALTGWMFVIVAVVLICAFYFYPMIQALLLSFKTGTGAHIHFNGVDNYKRLFTDKVFITALKNTCIFLVIQVPIMILLSIFISVLLNDSKLKFKGFFRTAIFLPSVTSLVAYSVVFKYMFGTDGLVNLALTKMHLISAPIQWITDPFWAKITIIIAITWRWTGYNMIFYLSGLQNIDSSIYEAARIDGASAFRQFRSITIPLLKPIILFTSITSTIGTLQLFDEVMNITKGGPGNATMSISQYIYNLSFKYTPDFGYAATVSYTIVILIVLLSIIQFKVAGDRK from the coding sequence ATGAGAAGCGAATCCGCAGTTCGCCGCCGCTCTAATGGCGCTTTGACCGGCTGGATGTTTGTCATCGTCGCGGTCGTTTTAATCTGTGCGTTTTATTTCTATCCGATGATCCAGGCGCTGTTATTGTCGTTCAAGACGGGAACGGGCGCCCATATCCATTTCAACGGGGTAGACAACTATAAACGGCTGTTCACCGACAAGGTTTTTATCACCGCCTTAAAGAATACTTGCATCTTCCTGGTCATCCAGGTGCCGATCATGATTTTGTTGTCCATTTTTATTTCTGTCCTGCTGAACGACAGCAAGCTGAAATTCAAGGGATTTTTCCGTACCGCGATCTTTCTGCCGAGTGTAACCTCTCTGGTTGCTTATTCGGTCGTGTTCAAATACATGTTTGGCACCGACGGGCTGGTGAATCTGGCATTGACCAAAATGCATCTGATTTCGGCGCCGATTCAGTGGATCACTGACCCATTCTGGGCCAAGATCACCATCATTATTGCGATTACCTGGCGCTGGACCGGCTATAACATGATCTTCTATCTTTCGGGCCTGCAAAATATCGACAGCTCCATTTACGAAGCCGCCCGGATTGACGGGGCATCCGCCTTCCGCCAGTTCCGTTCAATCACGATTCCGCTGCTTAAACCGATCATCCTGTTTACTTCCATCACGTCAACCATCGGTACGCTGCAGCTGTTCGACGAGGTTATGAATATTACGAAGGGCGGTCCTGGCAACGCGACCATGTCCATTTCGCAGTATATTTACAATTTGTCGTTTAAATACACACCGGACTTTGGATATGCGGCCACCGTGTCCTATACGATCGTGATCCTGATCGTGCTGCTCTCCATCATCCAGTTTAAAGTGGCAGGTGACAGAAAATGA
- a CDS encoding response regulator transcription factor, translating to MNNTLNTYCKVLIVDDEMLVRQGIKHLFDWESEGFTIVGEASNGKEALEQISLLRPHIILMDIVMPVMDGEELARIIQIRYPDVKIVVLSSFSEFEFVRSTFQSGASDYILKPKLDAVELLGILKKASGTLPGLQNADQPDRSGRWLAAALDKLVSGYPFDNESIRGRVLSSFVRPSFALLSMERLGGQGQAERSSEELQHTAEAVLESMIRSGNLPLEFRPLSQEAGRSRWLWNADERFFGSAGLAADVLQQLVEGCELEGLPAAAALSAPFHDLEALHEAAEQIPALLEKRFFLPDERVFMAGERTAKPLASPAFDGEAFNQELNGQEFQAAFARLRDYLAAVPGRLDIGMYEFKSLMGHCVFNIILALLRFQYEARRLEDRKYEYFRSIHESLDIREASGWIEAFLGEAEDCVLQRTRSAGNQAVQRILEFIQEHYAEPLTLTEIAHHFHFNPSYLSNYFATHNSEGFSEYLNKVRIEQACRLLRQGDMPISDISSQVGYSEHSYFTKVFRKQKGLSPSQYRKQLMEGQL from the coding sequence ATGAATAATACTTTGAATACGTATTGCAAAGTGCTGATTGTAGACGATGAAATGCTGGTCCGGCAGGGCATCAAACATCTGTTTGACTGGGAGAGTGAAGGATTTACGATTGTCGGGGAGGCTTCCAACGGGAAGGAGGCGCTGGAGCAAATCTCACTGCTTCGGCCCCATATTATTCTCATGGATATCGTGATGCCAGTCATGGACGGCGAAGAGCTGGCCCGCATCATTCAGATCAGGTATCCGGACGTCAAAATCGTGGTGCTCAGCAGCTTCAGCGAATTTGAATTTGTGCGTTCGACCTTTCAGAGCGGAGCATCGGATTATATTCTTAAACCCAAGCTGGATGCAGTGGAGCTTCTCGGAATTTTGAAAAAAGCATCCGGCACCCTTCCCGGACTCCAGAATGCCGATCAGCCAGACCGGAGCGGCCGCTGGCTTGCAGCCGCGCTGGATAAGCTGGTCTCCGGTTACCCGTTCGACAACGAATCCATTCGCGGGCGGGTGCTTAGCTCCTTTGTCCGGCCCTCCTTTGCTTTACTGAGCATGGAACGGTTAGGCGGCCAAGGCCAAGCCGAACGTTCGTCCGAGGAACTTCAGCACACGGCCGAAGCGGTGCTTGAATCAATGATCCGGAGCGGGAATCTGCCTTTGGAGTTTCGTCCGTTAAGTCAGGAGGCTGGCCGAAGCCGGTGGTTATGGAATGCCGATGAGCGTTTCTTTGGCTCGGCGGGTCTGGCAGCGGATGTGCTGCAGCAGCTGGTGGAGGGCTGCGAGCTGGAGGGGCTGCCTGCAGCTGCTGCGCTCAGTGCCCCTTTTCACGATCTGGAAGCTCTTCACGAGGCTGCCGAGCAAATCCCGGCTTTGCTGGAGAAACGGTTCTTCCTGCCGGACGAACGTGTATTTATGGCCGGAGAGCGGACGGCTAAGCCGCTGGCTTCTCCGGCCTTCGATGGCGAAGCGTTTAATCAGGAGCTGAACGGGCAGGAATTCCAGGCCGCGTTCGCCCGGCTGCGAGATTATCTGGCAGCGGTGCCCGGCAGGCTGGACATCGGTATGTATGAATTTAAATCCTTGATGGGCCACTGCGTCTTCAACATTATTCTGGCACTGCTCCGTTTCCAGTATGAGGCCCGCAGGCTGGAGGACCGGAAATATGAATATTTTCGCAGCATTCATGAGTCGCTTGATATTCGGGAAGCGTCCGGGTGGATCGAAGCTTTCCTGGGTGAAGCAGAGGATTGTGTCCTGCAGCGGACCCGCTCGGCGGGCAATCAGGCTGTTCAGCGGATTCTCGAATTTATCCAGGAGCATTACGCCGAACCGCTGACGCTGACGGAAATTGCCCATCATTTTCATTTTAATCCGTCTTATTTATCCAATTATTTCGCCACCCATAACAGCGAAGGCTTCAGCGAATACCTGAACAAGGTCCGGATCGAGCAGGCCTGCAGGCTGTTAAGACAGGGGGATATGCCGATCTCCGACATCAGCAGCCAGGTCGGTTATTCGGAGCACAGCTATTTCACCAAAGTATTCCGCAAGCAGAAAGGCTTGTCCCCAAGCCAATACCGTAAGCAACTTATGGAGGGACAGCTTTGA
- a CDS encoding glycoside hydrolase family 2 TIM barrel-domain containing protein → MSEQQPKLSWLSDPAVYKVNRMDAHSDHRYYRTMEEAEAGGTMTMRHSLNGAWKFNYAVNAAARPELFYRSDFSTEGWRDIQVPGHIQLQGFGSPQYVNTMYPWDGLDGVRPPDIPQEQNPVGSYVRTFELPDGFKQQLVYISFQGVESAFYVWLNGQFVGYSEDSFTPSEFELTPYLREGSNKLAVEVFQRSTGSWLEDQDFWRFSGIFREVYLYTVPELHVQDLGVRTELDDTYTEGTLHAELRLKAAVSAMGGTSLNATSLSGNHVPAINNSIPATNNRVPTSNNKVQAYGGQVSARLQLKDAEGNIILTETAAFADGQLAVSLAAGQVQLWSAERPYLYKLCISVLNEAGETVEAIVQKIGFRRFEMKDKLMTLNGKRIVFKGVNRHEFNCRRGRSITREDMLWDIKIMKQNNINAVRTSHYPNQTLWYELCDEYGLYVIDEMNLESHGSWQKLGAVEPSWNIPGNRPEWQDIVMDRAVSMLERDKNHPSILIWSCGNESYAGEVILNVSNYFRAKDPGRLVHYEGVFHNRDYDAASDMESRMYAKPADIEAYLNSNPSKPYISCEYMHAMGNSIGGMHKYTELEQKYEMYQGGFIWDYIDQALVKKNRYGQDFLAYGGDFGDRPTDYSFCGNGIVFADRTLTPKMQEVKFLYQNIKLVPSPEGIRVINGQLFENTDAYVLRWSLQSEGEEIAGGQQEIRVDPGQEVVVTPDRGDGRKTEQLASGEYCIQASLHLKEATLWAGAGFEIGFGQHIFTVEQQREAAGAQAGRVQNPIQVPVKGKVQVVEGDVNIGVSGDGFTALFSKGAGSLVSLRYEGREMIETPPAPLFWRAATDNDKGTALGYHAGAWFAASLARKCLSVALSHEDKSSATVTFEYGFSIHPDLRFITAYTVFGDGSIRVKASYLGAEGLPNLPIVAWSFKMNADYSQTEWFAQGPEENYADRSFGARLGWFRRPIAELVTPYLVPQESGNRTGVRILRVTDEAGFGLQVQADPKAPLEAMVSPYTAFELEQAAHAYELPPVHYTVVTIAGRQMGVGGDDSWGAPVHPEYRIPSGQNLEFAFTLGFFRS, encoded by the coding sequence ATGTCAGAACAACAACCCAAGCTTAGCTGGCTCAGCGACCCGGCTGTCTACAAGGTCAACCGTATGGATGCCCATTCGGATCACCGCTATTACCGGACGATGGAAGAAGCGGAGGCAGGAGGGACTATGACCATGCGCCACAGCCTGAACGGCGCCTGGAAGTTTAACTATGCGGTGAATGCGGCGGCGAGGCCCGAGCTGTTCTACCGCAGCGATTTCAGCACGGAAGGCTGGCGCGACATTCAGGTTCCGGGCCATATTCAGCTGCAGGGCTTCGGCAGCCCGCAGTATGTGAACACGATGTATCCCTGGGATGGACTGGACGGCGTAAGGCCGCCGGACATTCCGCAGGAGCAGAATCCGGTCGGCAGCTACGTGAGAACGTTTGAGCTGCCGGACGGGTTTAAGCAGCAGCTGGTGTATATTTCTTTTCAAGGTGTGGAATCCGCCTTCTATGTATGGCTTAACGGCCAGTTCGTCGGCTACAGCGAAGACAGCTTTACGCCTTCCGAATTCGAGCTGACGCCGTATCTGCGGGAAGGAAGCAACAAGCTGGCCGTGGAGGTGTTCCAGCGCAGCACCGGAAGCTGGCTTGAGGACCAGGATTTCTGGCGGTTCTCCGGTATTTTTCGTGAGGTCTATCTCTACACGGTTCCGGAGCTTCATGTGCAGGATTTAGGGGTGCGGACGGAGCTGGATGATACTTATACGGAGGGAACTTTGCATGCCGAGTTGAGATTGAAGGCGGCCGTTTCAGCTATGGGGGGAACCTCATTGAACGCCACTTCGCTCTCCGGGAACCATGTTCCGGCAATTAACAACAGCATTCCAGCAACCAATAACAGAGTTCCGACATCCAATAACAAAGTTCAGGCATACGGCGGCCAGGTTTCAGCCCGACTGCAGCTGAAAGATGCGGAAGGGAATATTATTTTGACAGAAACCGCGGCTTTTGCGGATGGCCAGCTGGCGGTGTCGCTTGCGGCAGGTCAGGTCCAGCTATGGAGCGCCGAACGCCCGTATTTGTATAAGCTGTGCATCTCCGTGCTGAATGAAGCTGGAGAAACGGTGGAAGCGATTGTACAGAAGATCGGCTTCCGGCGGTTCGAAATGAAGGATAAGCTCATGACCCTGAACGGCAAAAGGATCGTATTCAAGGGCGTGAACCGTCATGAATTCAACTGCCGCCGCGGTCGGAGTATTACCCGGGAAGATATGCTCTGGGACATCAAGATCATGAAACAGAACAACATCAACGCCGTGCGCACATCGCATTATCCGAACCAGACGCTCTGGTATGAGCTGTGCGACGAATATGGACTGTATGTGATCGACGAAATGAATCTGGAGAGCCATGGCTCCTGGCAGAAGCTTGGTGCGGTTGAGCCTTCGTGGAACATCCCTGGCAACCGTCCGGAGTGGCAGGACATCGTGATGGACCGCGCTGTTTCGATGCTGGAACGGGATAAAAACCATCCGTCCATCCTCATCTGGTCCTGCGGCAATGAGTCTTACGCCGGTGAGGTCATTTTGAACGTATCGAATTATTTCCGGGCCAAAGACCCCGGACGTCTTGTCCACTACGAAGGCGTGTTCCATAACCGCGATTATGACGCAGCCAGCGACATGGAGAGCCGGATGTATGCCAAACCGGCCGATATTGAAGCTTATTTGAACAGCAATCCGTCCAAGCCGTACATCAGCTGCGAATATATGCATGCTATGGGCAATTCCATAGGAGGGATGCACAAATATACGGAGCTGGAGCAGAAATATGAGATGTATCAGGGCGGTTTTATCTGGGATTACATCGACCAGGCTCTGGTGAAAAAGAACCGCTACGGACAGGATTTTCTCGCTTATGGCGGCGATTTTGGGGACCGTCCTACTGATTATAGCTTCTGCGGAAATGGTATTGTCTTTGCCGACCGGACCTTGACCCCGAAGATGCAGGAGGTGAAATTTCTGTATCAGAATATCAAGCTAGTACCGTCTCCGGAAGGCATCCGGGTCATTAACGGGCAGCTGTTTGAAAATACGGATGCTTACGTGCTGCGCTGGAGCCTGCAGAGCGAAGGGGAGGAAATCGCCGGCGGTCAGCAGGAGATCCGGGTTGATCCCGGGCAGGAGGTCGTCGTGACGCCCGACCGGGGAGATGGGCGGAAGACGGAGCAGCTTGCCTCCGGCGAATACTGCATTCAGGCGTCGCTTCATTTAAAGGAAGCGACGTTATGGGCGGGGGCCGGATTTGAGATCGGCTTTGGCCAGCATATTTTTACCGTGGAACAGCAGAGAGAAGCTGCCGGAGCCCAGGCCGGGCGTGTACAGAATCCAATCCAGGTCCCGGTCAAAGGCAAAGTGCAAGTCGTCGAAGGCGACGTAAACATCGGCGTTAGTGGCGACGGGTTCACCGCTTTGTTCTCCAAAGGCGCGGGTTCACTTGTGTCGCTGCGTTATGAGGGGCGGGAAATGATCGAAACGCCGCCGGCTCCGCTGTTTTGGCGGGCAGCCACGGACAATGACAAAGGGACCGCACTCGGGTATCATGCCGGAGCTTGGTTTGCGGCCAGTCTGGCCCGCAAATGTTTGTCCGTAGCTTTATCCCATGAGGACAAGAGCAGCGCTACCGTAACGTTTGAATACGGCTTCAGTATTCATCCGGACCTCCGCTTCATTACGGCCTATACCGTATTCGGTGACGGAAGCATCCGCGTAAAAGCTTCATATCTGGGCGCCGAAGGCCTGCCGAATCTGCCGATTGTGGCCTGGTCGTTCAAAATGAACGCCGACTACAGTCAAACGGAGTGGTTTGCCCAGGGCCCAGAGGAGAACTACGCCGATCGCAGCTTTGGCGCGCGGCTGGGCTGGTTCAGAAGGCCGATTGCTGAACTTGTGACGCCTTACCTGGTGCCGCAGGAATCCGGCAATCGCACAGGGGTCCGCATTCTCCGCGTGACGGATGAAGCAGGTTTCGGTCTGCAGGTTCAAGCAGATCCTAAGGCTCCGCTTGAGGCCATGGTCTCGCCGTATACCGCCTTTGAACTGGAGCAGGCGGCCCACGCTTATGAGCTTCCGCCCGTTCACTATACGGTGGTCACGATTGCCGGCCGGCAAATGGGCGTTGGCGGCGATGACAGCTGGGGAGCGCCTGTGCATCCGGAATACCGAATTCCTTCCGGTCAGAATCTGGAATTCGCGTTTACGCTTGGATTTTTCCGTTCATAA
- a CDS encoding carbon-nitrogen hydrolase family protein yields the protein MKLRVSAVQYHLHTIHTFDEFADQAEHYIKTAAEFGTEFILFPEFLTTQLLSIGDGQGKALEIGDLPDFSEQYRELFIRLAARENMHIIAGTHVIRRNGKLYNTAHLFYPDGRVAEQAKLHITPTEVDEWNITPGEGLEIFETEKGKIAMLTCYDIEFPEIVRMARAKGANVIFSPSCTDDRHGFYRVRYTSHARAVENEVYVVSTGTVGALQTVDFMRANFGQAAVITPNDIPFPPRGILAEGEINQDMIVTADLDLDLLEQVRKKGSVSTWRDRRTDLYPDWKA from the coding sequence ATGAAACTAAGAGTTTCTGCTGTTCAGTACCATTTACACACAATCCATACTTTTGATGAATTCGCCGACCAGGCTGAACACTATATAAAAACCGCTGCAGAATTCGGAACCGAATTTATCTTGTTCCCCGAATTCCTGACGACTCAATTGCTGTCCATTGGTGATGGACAAGGGAAAGCGCTGGAAATCGGCGACCTGCCGGATTTCTCCGAGCAATACCGTGAGCTGTTCATCAGGCTGGCTGCCCGCGAGAACATGCATATCATTGCCGGTACCCATGTGATCCGCAGGAATGGCAAGCTGTACAATACGGCCCACCTCTTCTATCCCGATGGCCGCGTCGCCGAGCAGGCCAAGCTGCATATCACACCAACCGAGGTAGACGAGTGGAACATAACTCCGGGAGAAGGACTGGAGATTTTCGAGACGGAGAAGGGCAAAATTGCCATGCTCACCTGCTATGACATCGAGTTCCCCGAGATTGTCCGCATGGCCCGTGCCAAAGGGGCTAATGTGATCTTCAGTCCGTCCTGCACGGATGACCGTCACGGCTTCTACCGGGTCCGCTATACCAGCCATGCCCGGGCTGTGGAGAACGAGGTTTACGTCGTATCTACCGGAACGGTCGGCGCGCTCCAAACCGTAGATTTCATGCGTGCCAATTTCGGGCAGGCGGCGGTGATTACACCGAACGATATTCCTTTCCCGCCGCGCGGCATCCTGGCCGAAGGCGAAATCAACCAGGATATGATTGTGACAGCCGACCTGGATCTGGACCTGCTTGAGCAGGTGCGCAAGAAAGGTTCCGTCAGCACCTGGCGTGACCGCCGGACTGATCTTTATCCGGATTGGAAGGCTTGA